A single genomic interval of Streptomyces sp. 1222.5 harbors:
- a CDS encoding oxidoreductase, protein MRSSQAGRPARDLLIEVARQDAQAADERRKLGPQVAAAVVDAGFPRHFVPVRWGGAAGTFGQLLADASAVAEACAAAGWCAALYAAHGRLAAYLPERGQRDLWANGPDVRIAASIVPPQGRATAVTDGWRLDGEWRTASGVDHAEWVLLASWTPGGDGAREHRLFAVPREELSVLDTWDSVGLRGSGSNSVTADGIVVPAHRSFTLGALLSPLPDAARCHRVPYPMVAALMFAAPVLGAARAALRAWADDCVQEAPGRRPGQNLLLARVSARLHAAGLLLEGAADRADRHGATPLAVAENRRDAATAVAWCREAVDDLFHASGLHGQSPDSRLQRAWRDVTTAAAHGALGLDAAADAYADAALASGGAR, encoded by the coding sequence GTGCGGAGCAGCCAGGCCGGACGGCCGGCCCGAGACCTGCTCATCGAGGTCGCCCGGCAGGACGCGCAGGCGGCCGACGAGCGGCGCAAGCTCGGGCCCCAGGTGGCCGCGGCCGTCGTCGACGCGGGCTTCCCGCGCCACTTCGTACCGGTGAGATGGGGCGGCGCGGCCGGGACCTTCGGGCAGCTGCTCGCGGATGCCTCGGCGGTCGCGGAGGCCTGCGCCGCCGCGGGCTGGTGCGCCGCGCTCTACGCGGCGCACGGCCGACTCGCCGCCTACCTTCCGGAGCGGGGACAGCGGGATCTCTGGGCGAACGGGCCCGACGTCCGCATCGCCGCTTCCATCGTTCCGCCGCAGGGCCGCGCCACGGCTGTGACCGACGGTTGGCGGCTCGACGGGGAATGGCGGACGGCAAGCGGGGTCGACCACGCGGAATGGGTCCTGCTGGCGTCCTGGACGCCGGGCGGGGACGGTGCACGGGAGCACCGACTCTTCGCCGTGCCGCGCGAGGAGCTCTCCGTCCTGGACACCTGGGACTCCGTCGGGCTGCGAGGAAGCGGAAGCAACAGCGTGACGGCAGACGGGATCGTCGTGCCTGCCCACCGTTCCTTCACGTTGGGCGCGCTGTTGAGTCCCCTGCCGGACGCGGCCCGCTGCCACCGCGTCCCCTATCCGATGGTCGCCGCGCTGATGTTCGCGGCTCCCGTCCTGGGGGCTGCCCGTGCGGCACTGCGGGCCTGGGCGGACGACTGCGTGCAGGAGGCGCCGGGGCGCAGACCGGGCCAGAACCTGCTGCTGGCCCGGGTGTCCGCGCGGCTGCACGCCGCGGGTCTGCTTCTCGAGGGCGCCGCGGACCGAGCGGACCGGCACGGGGCGACCCCGCTCGCGGTGGCGGAGAACCGCCGGGACGCGGCAACCGCGGTCGCATGGTGCCGTGAGGCGGTCGATGACCTCTTTCACGCCTCGGGGCTGCACGGACAGTCCCCGGACAGCCGGCTGCAGCGGGCGTGGCGGGATGTCACGACGGCCGCGGCTCACGGGGCCCTCGGCCTCGACGCGGCGGCCGACGCGTACGCGGACGCGGCTCTGGCGAGTGGAGGTGCCCGATGA
- a CDS encoding ScbA/BarX family gamma-butyrolactone biosynthesis protein — translation MGIGRPGPERHWQRLDFDRCVPRETVHKAAAAEVLLTDAERLGDDRFAVGAAWRRDHYLAHHGGPAADPVLLAETARQIAIYLSHRFFGVAHGVPFVLSGISVELFEALPPVGEAYLAVGLDVVCRKPAEGARLRLELDADVVVRHRSVGRARVRWEPMEPRRYALLRRRGGQGPAEAAPRTAPSCVPLSPARVGQLSERDVLIAADTSEGNVWWLRLDRAHPVLFDHESDHVPGMTLVEAFRQAGRVASADSRPGASGATLLDVTFTAFCEPDVPVSITAEPADRGAAVFTLRARQAGRELASAEVGHGVPESPGMRLEAAC, via the coding sequence ATGGGCATCGGCCGACCGGGGCCGGAGCGCCACTGGCAGAGGTTGGACTTCGACCGCTGTGTCCCGCGGGAGACCGTCCACAAGGCGGCCGCGGCGGAGGTGCTGCTGACGGACGCGGAACGGCTCGGCGACGACCGGTTCGCGGTCGGGGCCGCGTGGCGCCGGGACCACTATCTCGCTCACCACGGCGGTCCCGCGGCCGATCCGGTGCTGCTGGCCGAGACCGCGCGGCAGATCGCGATCTACTTGTCGCACCGCTTCTTCGGTGTGGCGCACGGGGTGCCGTTCGTGCTGAGCGGGATCTCCGTCGAACTGTTCGAAGCGCTTCCGCCGGTGGGCGAGGCGTACTTGGCCGTCGGGCTCGACGTCGTCTGCCGCAAGCCCGCCGAGGGCGCGCGGTTGCGCCTGGAACTGGATGCGGACGTCGTGGTGCGGCACCGCTCCGTCGGGCGGGCACGGGTTCGCTGGGAGCCGATGGAGCCCCGCCGCTATGCCCTGTTGCGCCGGCGCGGGGGGCAGGGACCGGCAGAGGCAGCGCCCCGTACGGCACCGTCCTGTGTCCCCCTGTCGCCGGCTCGCGTCGGCCAGCTGTCCGAGCGGGACGTGCTCATCGCAGCCGACACCTCCGAGGGCAATGTCTGGTGGCTGCGGCTCGACCGCGCACACCCCGTGCTGTTCGACCACGAGTCCGACCACGTACCGGGCATGACGCTCGTGGAGGCGTTCCGGCAGGCCGGCCGGGTCGCCTCGGCGGACAGCCGTCCCGGCGCGAGCGGCGCGACGCTGCTGGACGTGACGTTCACCGCGTTCTGCGAGCCGGACGTGCCGGTGTCGATCACGGCGGAACCGGCCGACCGCGGTGCGGCCGTCTTCACCCTCCGCGCCCGCCAGGCCGGGCGTGAACTCGCTTCCGCCGAGGTTGGCCACGGCGTGCCGGAGTCCCCTGGGATGCGGCTGGAGGCAGCATGCTGA